CGAACGTCGACTTCATCGTGCCGAACCGGTTCGAATACGGCTACGGCCTGACGCCGGAAATCGTCGAGCTGACCGCGCGCGAGAAGAATCCGGACATCATCATCACCGTCGACAACGGCATCGCCAGCATCGAGGGCGTCGCGGAAGCGAGCCGGCGCGGCATCGAGGTCGTCGTCACCGACCACCACCTGCCGGGCGAGCGCCTGCCGGACGCGCGCGTCATCGTCAACCCGAACCAGCCCGAATGCGGCTTCCCGTCGAAGAACCTGGCCGGCGTGGGCGTGGTGTTCTACGTGCTGCTGGCGCTGCGCGCGGAGCTGCGCCGGCGCGGCGTGTTCGGCCTCGCCACGCAGCCCAAGCTGGACAACCTGCTGGACCTGGTGGCACTGGGCACGGTGGCGGACGTCGTCAAGTTGGACGCCAACAACCGCATCCTCGTCGCACAGGGCCTGAAGCGGATGCGCGCGGGCCGCATGCACGCCGGCGTGGCCGCGCTGTTCCGCGTGGCGGGGCGGCAGGCGCGCAGCGCCACGCCATTCGACCTGGGCTTCGCGCTGGGTCCGCGCCTGAACGCGGCCGGCCGCCTGCAGGACATGTCGCTGGGGATCGAATGCCTGGTCACGGATGACGAGGAGCGCGCCTGGGCGCTGGCGCAACAGCTCAACGAGATCAACATCAAGCGGCGCGAGATCGAGGCCGAAATGCAGGACGCGGCGCTGCTGCACCTGGATGCGTTCGAGCCGGCCGACAGCACGACGATTGCCGTGTTCGACGACACCTGGCACCAGGGCGTCATCGGCATCGTCGCTTCGCGGCTGAAGGAGAAGTTCTACCGCCCCACCATCACGTTCGCCCCGGCCGGCGACGGCTGGATCAAGGGCTCCGGGCGTTCGATCGCCGGCTTCCACCTGCGCGACGCGCTGGACCTGGTGTCGAAGAAGGCGCCCAGCCTGATCGACAAGTTCGGCGGCCACGCGATGGCGGCCGGCCTGTCGATCCGCGCCGAGGCGTTCGACGCGTTTGCCGACGCGTTCGAGACGGTGGGCCGTTCCTGGCTCAGCGCGACCCAGCTGGAGCGGGTGATCGAGACGGACGGCCCGCTGGAGGACGCGTACTACTCGACCCAGTTCATCGAGCTGATCGACGGCATCGTGTGGGGCCAGGGCTTCGCGCCGCCCGTGTTCTGCGACGAGTTCCGTGTCGTCAGCCAGCGCATCCTGAAGGAGCGCCACCTGAAGCTGCTGCTGGAGAAGAACGGCACCCGCTACGACGCCATCTGGTTCGGCCGCACTGACGCGCTGGGCGACCGCGCCCGCGTCGCGTTCCGGCTCGATGCCAACGAGTACAACGGCACCACCCGCGTGCAGTTGATGGTGGAGCACGCCGAGGCTTGCTGACCGATTTCACCGGCGGCCGAGTCAACACCGGGGACTCGCCGGTCGGTGCCTGCCCCTATGGTTTCTCCGCCTTGCAATCGCACACCGGCTCGCCCTTGTCGAACACCACGCGCCACTGTCCCGGCGCCTCCTGCCGCCAGATCGAATTGAAGCGTGCCATCACCTTGCCTTGTGGGTCCCGCACCGGACCGCCCGACTGGGCCAGCGTGCCGGAGGCCAGCACCGCCACCCGGTCGGGCTCCCACGAGAACGGCGCCTGCGCGCCCTCGAAGTAAGCCTTCCATGCCGCCGCCACCGCCGCCTTGCCGCGCAGCGGTTCGCGGCCGCCGTCGAACACGGCCTCCTCCGACAGGAACGTCTGGAACGCGGCGAAGTCGCGCCGGGCCATCGTCTGCGCAAAAGCGCGCTCCGTTGCCGTGACCTGCTTTGTCAACGCGGCATTATCGGCCGGAGGCAATGGCGCGCAGGCGGCCAGCAACACGCAAGCCGGCAGCACGAGGCAATCAATGCGTTTCATGGCGGTCCTTTCCTTGCACGTGGGACTGGCTGTAACGACAAGTGAAGGGTATCTTACGCCTACCGGTGGCACCCGGCCAGTCCCCTGTCAGACGAAATCGCACAGCCATTGCACCGCCGTGCCTACAGTCGAGGTTGGTCTAGCGCAATGAAAAAGACTTGCGTTCAATCCTGAAGCGGAGTATAACGTCTCCATTAATGGAGGATTTATGTATTCCGCCTACGCTTACCCCACCAGTCGCTACCTGCCCCAGAACCCCGTCGACCTGAACGCCCGCGAGGAACGCGAGCGGCTGTCGAAGTCCGCGCTGAAGGGCTTCTTCAAGCTGGCGGCGGCCTGGAAGCTGCGCGACGACGATGCCAGGGAACTGCTGGGGGGCCTGTCCAGCAGTGCCTTCTACGAATGGAAGAAGAACCCCGACCGGGTGCTGGAGGTGGACCGCATCACGCGCATCTCGTACCTGCTCGGCATTTATAAAACCCTGCACATCATCTACGGCGACAAGCTGGCCGACGAGTGGGTCAGCCTGCCCAACAAGAACATCATCTTTTCCGGCCGCACGCCGCTTGCCTACATGCTGGCGGGCGGCCTGCTGTCGATGCAAACCGTCCGCAAACTGCTCGATGCGCGGCGTGGAGGCCTGTAATTGTCCGTCGACTCATCCAACGCCACGCCGCCGCTGCGGCTGCTGCGCCAGTTCGATACCTGCCGCCTGATCCCGTCCCGCTTTGCCGATGTCGAAGATTCCGTCCTCGCCCCGCTGGCCGACAGCGATGCCGAGCTGCGCGACCTGTTCGAACTCGACAACGCCACCAATGCGCGCCTGCTGTCGGAGCACGGCGGCACGCCGGGCATCGGCATCGACGAGCTGCTGTTCGCCGTGCCCAACTACCGCATCGTCAACGCGGCCTATACCTATGCGCGCCCGGAAGGCAGCCGTTTCAACGACGCCGAACGGGGCGCCTGGTATTGCGGCTTCGCGATGGAGACCGCGCTGGCCGAGGTGATGTTCCACAAGACCGTCGAATACGCGGAAATCGACCGTTTCGAGGACAGCGTGACGTACCAGGCGATGCTGGCCGACTTCACGGCGCCGTTCCACGACCTGCGCGGCCAGGGCGGGTTTGCCGACTGCCTCGACCCCACCAGTTATGTCGCCTCGCAGGCGCTGGCCGAGCGCCTGCTGGCGGGCGGCTCGACAGGGATCATCTACCCCAGCGTGCGCCATGCCGGCGGCACGTGCCTGGCCTGTTTCCGGCCGGCGCTGGTCGGCAACGTTCGCAAAGGACCGGCCTATCGGTTAACATGGCGGGGCACGCCGCAGCCGCTGGTCAAACCGATCCCGCTGCCCGTCGCTCCCCAGCCACTTCAACCCTGACTACGCAATGCCGAACCAGCCCATGCAACTCGACCCCGACAAAGACACCGAACTGCGCCAGAAAGTGAACCGCGAGACGGCGCGCCTGCCGTGGACGGAGCTGGTGCGCCACTTCGCTTCCGGCAACGTGGTGTGGGTGGCCGATGAACTGGATCTCGTCGAGGTGGCCGTCCGGATCGCCCACGACGACAAGGCCAGCGTCGGCCAGTGGATGGGCGCCGGCCAGATCGCCAAGGTCTCGGACCAGCAGGCGCAGGGCTGGCTGGAAACGGATGCCACGCTGTGGGCCTGCGTCGTCAGTCCGTTCATCCTCGTGCAGCAGCAGAAGCGCCCGCACTGACGCGCCGATGCTGGCGACCCTCGACAGCCACCTGACGGATGCGCGCCCGCGCGCGCTGGCGGGCTGGCGCCGTGCCGCCGTCGAGTTCCTGTATTTCGGCATCAAGGAAGCGCGCGCCTGCCTGTTCGTCGGCCTGTTCTTTGCCGCCGTGTTCCTGGTGCCGCGCGCGGGGCTGTTCGGCATCGCCCGCTACGATGTCCTGCTGTTGGCGGCGCTGGCGATCCAGGCCGGCATGGTGGCCACCCGGCTGGAGACGTGTGACGAGCTGAAGGCCGTCAGCCTGTTCCACGTGGTCGGCTTCGCGCTGGAGGTGTTCAAGACGTCCGGTGCGATCCAGTCCTGGAGCTATCCGGACGACGGCCTGACCAAGCTGTTCGGCGTGCCCCTGTTCGCGGGCTTCATGTACGCGGCCGTGGGCAGCTACATCATCCAGGCCTGGCGCCTGTTCGACCTGCGTATCCGCCACCATCCGCCCTACCCGCTGGCCGCGCTGATCGCCCTCGCGATCTACGCGAACTTCTTCACGCATCACTACATCGGCGACTACCGCTGGTACCTGGCCGCCTGCGCGCTGGGCCTGTATGCCCGCACCACCGTCGTGTTCCGCCCGCTCGACCGCGACCGCCGCATGCCGCTGCTGCTGGCCTTCGTGCTGATCGGCTTCTTCATCTGGCTGGCGGAAAACCTGGGCACGTTCTTCGGCGTGTGGCGCTATCCGAACCAGCTGGGCGCCTGGGCCGTCGTCCACGTCAGCAAATGGAGTTCGTGGTCGCTGCTGGTCGTGATGACGTTTACCATCGTGGCGAACCTGAAGCACATCAAGGCACGCATCCACGTACCCGAGTGAGGCGCCGACCTACAGCCTGGCGATCTGCCGGTCGATCGCCTTCTGCGCCCGCTCGCTGCGTTCGCTGTAGCGGTCCGTCAGGTAGTCCGTGCGCCCGCGCAGCAGCAGCGTCATCTTGAACAGCTCCTCCATCACGTCCACCACCCGGTCGTAATAGGCCGAGGGGCGCATGCGGCCGGCGTCGTCGAACTCCTTGTAGGCCATGGGCACCGACGACTGGTTCGGAATCGTGAACATCCGCATCCAGCGCCCCAGGAGGCGCAGCGTATTGACGACATTGAACGACTGCGAGCCGCCGCACACCTGCATCACCGCCAGGGTGCGCCCCTGGCTCGGGCGCACGGCGCCCTGCTCCAGCGGAATCCAGTCGATCTGGTTCTTCATGACCGCCGTAACGGCGCCGTGCCGTTCGGGACTGCACCATACCTGGCCTTCCGACCACAGGCACAGCGCGCGCAGCTCGGCCACCTTCGGGTGATCCTCGGCCACGCTGCCCACCATCGGCAGCTCGGTCGGGTCGAAGATTCTCACGTCGCCGCCGAAGTGCGTGAGGATGCGCGCCGCCTCTTCCGTCAGGTAGCGGCTGAACGAGCGCTCGCGCAGGGAGCCGTACAACAGCAGGAAGCGGGGTGGATGATCGAAGCCGCCGGCCGGCTCGAGCTTGGGCAAGGTCGGCAGGTCGAGCTGGTGTGGGCGCAGATTGGGCAGGTCGGGAATCCGGTCCATGGTTTTCCTTGGTGAGTAGTCTATGACAGGCGCAGCGCCAGGGCGGCCAGGGTCAGCGTCAGTTCCGGCAACGTCAGCACGAGCCCCACCCGCAGGTAGTAGCCCCAGCCGATGTGGATGCCCTTGCTGTCCAGCACGTGCAGCCACAGCAGGGTCGCCAGGCTGCCGATCGGCGTGATCTTCGGTCCCAGGTCGCTGCCGATTACGTTCGCGTAGATCATCGCTTCGCGCACGGCGCCCTGGGCGCTGGTGGCGTCGATCGACAGCGCGCCCACCAGCACGGTCGGCATATTGTTCATGATCGAGGACAGGATCGCCGTGACGAACCCCGTCCCCAGCGCCGCGCCCCACACGCCGTGGGCCGCACAGCGCTCCAGCAGCGCCGTCAGGTAGCCCGTCAGGCCGGCGTTGCGCAGGCCGTACACGACCAGGTACATGCCCAGCGAGAAGATCACGACCTGCCACGGCGCACCGCGCAGCACTGCGCGGGTCGAGATGCGGTGCCCGCGCGCGGCCACGGCAAGCAATGCCAGGGCGCCCGCGGCGGCGACGGCGCTGATCGGCACCCCCAGTGCATCGAGCAGGAAGAAGCCTGCCAGCAGCAGGCCCAGCACCCACCAGCCGGCAATGAAGGTCGCCCGGTCATGGATGGCTTCATGCGGCCGCCTGAGCTGCGCAAGGTCGTAGTCCGCCGGGATGTCATTGCGGAAGAACAACAGCAATGCCGCCAGGGTCGCGGCCACCGAGACGGCGTTGACCGGCACCATGACGGCCGCGTAGCGGGCAAAGCCGATGCCGAAATAGTCGGCCGACACGATATTGACGAGGTTCGACACCACCAGCGGCAAGCTGGCGGTATCGGCGATGAACCCGGCCGCCATCACGAACGCCAGCGTGGCCCGCCGCTCGAAGCGCAGGGCGCGCAGCATCGCGATCACGATCGGCGTCAGGATCAGCGCCGCGCCGTCGTTGGCGAACAGCGCCGCGACCGCGGCGCCCAGCAGCACCAGCATGGCGAACAAGCGCCGCCCGCTGCCCCCGCCCCAGCGCGCCACGTGCAGCGCGGCCCATTCGAAGAAGCCGGCCTTGTCCAGCAGCAGGCTGATGACGATGACGGCGACAAAGGCCCCCGTCGCGTTCCAGACGATGTGCCAGACGACGGGAATATCGCCCACGTGGATGACACCGGCCAGCAGCGCCACCAGCGCGCCGGCCGTGGCGCTCCAGCCGATGCCGAGGCCACGGGGCTGCCAGATGACGCAGGCCAGCGTGGCAAGGAAGATCAGGAAGGCGATGGCCATGGGCGCGCAAGTACCGTCGATGGGTTACGGCAGCAGCGTGCCGATGCGGTCCAGCGCCGCCTGCAGGCGGGCGCGGTCCTGTTGCAGTTCCGCCAGCGGCAGCGCCAGGAAAGCCTCGATGCGCGCGACGATAATGGCGTGGGTACGCTCGAACGCGGCCTCGAGTTCCGCATCGCTGCCGACGACGTGGCTCGGGTCGTCCAGCCCCCAGTGCGTGCGCAGCACCGGCCCCAGGTAGGCCGGGCAGGTCTCGCCGGCGGCGCTGCCGCACACGGTCACGACGATGTCGGGCACGACCGGCAGGCTGTCCCAGGATTTGCTGTGGTAGCCCTCGGTGGAGATGCCTTTCCGCTGCAGCAGGGCCACGGCGCGCGGATGCAATTTCCCGGTGGGCTGGCTGCCCGCGCTCAAGGCGCGCCAGCCGGCCGGCGCCAGGTGGTTGAACGTGCCTTCAGAAAGGATCGAACGGCACGAGTTGCCCGTGCACAGGAACAGGATATTCATGGTGACCTTGTAAGAGTGGAGGAAATCAGCAGCCCGCGCCGGGGCCGCAGGAGGCGGTGCCGGGACCGCAGGGAATACCGCCGCAGCAGTTCTCGGTCAGGAAGCCGATCAGCGCGTTCATCGCCTGGACGTCGGCGCAATAGATCACGAAACGCCCCTGCTGCCGCGACGTGACGAGACTGGCGTGCGACAGCTCCTTCAGGTGGAACGACAGCGACGAGGGCGCGATGTCCAGCTCCTCGGCGATGCGGCTGGCCGCCAAGCCTTCAGGTCCGGCCTGCACGAGCAGCCGGAACACGGCCAGCCGGCTCTCCTGTGCCAATGCGGACAATGCCGCCAACGCGCCTCTGGTTTCCATCGGATGCTCCTGCCTGTCGAAGTGTGGCGATGATATGCCAGACCGTACGACATTTCAAGAACTATCGAATCGACGGCCGTGCATCGGGCAGCCCTGCGGTCGTCATTCGCAGGGACAGCGGTCGGCCGCCTGCCGGATCTCGGTCCCCTGGTGAAAGGTGTTTTTCCAACCATCCGGCGCCCTCACCCACACCCGCACATAGCGACCGCGAAACAGCTTGCGGCCGGGCTGCTGGCTGCGGAACACACCGGCGACGACAGCGGCCTGCCCACCCGGCAGCAACTGGACCTCGGCCGTTTCGCTTTCGTAGAACTGGAAGCGGAATTCTCCGCGCTCCAGCGCTGTCAGCAGGTCCGTCTTGCTGCGCACGCGCCCGCGGCTTTCCACGTGGCGGTAGTAGCGGTCCATCAGGTCGCGCAGGGCCGGGATATCGCGCCGGACGATGGCGTCGGCGCGCCGCCTTTCGAGGGCCAGCAATTGGGCTTCGACGTCGTCCTCGGCCGCCCGCTGGCTCGGCTGGGCACTGGCCGCCAGTGCCGGGCTGTAGGCCAGCTGGGCAAGAAACAGGTAAATTCCGCAAGCCAACGCATGCTTCATGGGCGAGTTCTCCCGATCTCAGCGCAATCCGCGCGTCCCATGATAACAGTGACGAGGTCGCTTTCGCCGCCCGCGTGCGCGCTGCGTCCGTCTCAGCGGGGCATGCCGATACAACCGGTGACTGTCACCGTTTTTCAGCTTTCCAGCGCTATCCCGCCGGAATGGTTTGCTGTGGCGCCGGCTGGCCGGTATCCGGCTCGTCGGCTGGCGGCGCGACATCCATGGGGACCGGCAAGCGCGCCGGCGCCCCGTCCTTGCGCCAGGCGTCCGCCAGCGCGCTGGCCTGGTTCCGCTCCTCGCTTGTCACGGTGCCGCGCAGGTCGCGGCGGATATTCGCGATGAAGGTACTGTCCTTGTCCAGCATGGCAGCGTACTCCGCATAGGCCAGGCCCAGCACGGGATGGCGGGCCACGCCTTTCCCGTCGCTCAGCAGGGAGGCAAGGCTGGCGAAGCCCATCGATTCCCCGGCCGCCGCCGAGCGCTCGTACAGCGCCCGCGCCTGCACGTAATCGACCGCTACCCCGCGCCCCATCTCGTACAGGTCGCCCAGGTTGTTCAGTGCCAGGCCGTCGTCGAATTGGGCGGCAAGTTCGTACAGTGCCTTCGCGCGCGGATAATTGACCGCCACGCCGTGATTGCCGAAGTAGTACAGGTTCGCCAGCGGGACGTAGGCGTCGCGGATCCCTTGCGCGGCAGCCAGCTCGTACAACTGGACCGCCGCGTCGCTGAAGCGGGAACCATGGACGGACAGGTAGGCTCCCGCCAGCCGTACGCCCGCCAGCGCATCGCCGCACA
This is a stretch of genomic DNA from Pseudoduganella chitinolytica. It encodes these proteins:
- a CDS encoding ArsR/SmtB family transcription factor — encoded protein: METRGALAALSALAQESRLAVFRLLVQAGPEGLAASRIAEELDIAPSSLSFHLKELSHASLVTSRQQGRFVIYCADVQAMNALIGFLTENCCGGIPCGPGTASCGPGAGC
- the arsH gene encoding arsenical resistance protein ArsH, with amino-acid sequence MDRIPDLPNLRPHQLDLPTLPKLEPAGGFDHPPRFLLLYGSLRERSFSRYLTEEAARILTHFGGDVRIFDPTELPMVGSVAEDHPKVAELRALCLWSEGQVWCSPERHGAVTAVMKNQIDWIPLEQGAVRPSQGRTLAVMQVCGGSQSFNVVNTLRLLGRWMRMFTIPNQSSVPMAYKEFDDAGRMRPSAYYDRVVDVMEELFKMTLLLRGRTDYLTDRYSERSERAQKAIDRQIARL
- a CDS encoding antitoxin Xre-like helix-turn-helix domain-containing protein, translated to MYSAYAYPTSRYLPQNPVDLNAREERERLSKSALKGFFKLAAAWKLRDDDARELLGGLSSSAFYEWKKNPDRVLEVDRITRISYLLGIYKTLHIIYGDKLADEWVSLPNKNIIFSGRTPLAYMLAGGLLSMQTVRKLLDARRGGL
- a CDS encoding arsenate reductase ArsC, with translation MNILFLCTGNSCRSILSEGTFNHLAPAGWRALSAGSQPTGKLHPRAVALLQRKGISTEGYHSKSWDSLPVVPDIVVTVCGSAAGETCPAYLGPVLRTHWGLDDPSHVVGSDAELEAAFERTHAIIVARIEAFLALPLAELQQDRARLQAALDRIGTLLP
- a CDS encoding tetratricopeptide repeat protein — its product is MKRQAKSALWLALILASASAHAQVAQPGSATAPVCPSEQVDGQHSASTLTQLGDAAMESTAGGPDTLLRALALYREAALCGDALAGVRLAGAYLSVHGSRFSDAAVQLYELAAAQGIRDAYVPLANLYYFGNHGVAVNYPRAKALYELAAQFDDGLALNNLGDLYEMGRGVAVDYVQARALYERSAAAGESMGFASLASLLSDGKGVARHPVLGLAYAEYAAMLDKDSTFIANIRRDLRGTVTSEERNQASALADAWRKDGAPARLPVPMDVAPPADEPDTGQPAPQQTIPAG
- a CDS encoding DUF817 domain-containing protein encodes the protein MLATLDSHLTDARPRALAGWRRAAVEFLYFGIKEARACLFVGLFFAAVFLVPRAGLFGIARYDVLLLAALAIQAGMVATRLETCDELKAVSLFHVVGFALEVFKTSGAIQSWSYPDDGLTKLFGVPLFAGFMYAAVGSYIIQAWRLFDLRIRHHPPYPLAALIALAIYANFFTHHYIGDYRWYLAACALGLYARTTVVFRPLDRDRRMPLLLAFVLIGFFIWLAENLGTFFGVWRYPNQLGAWAVVHVSKWSSWSLLVVMTFTIVANLKHIKARIHVPE
- a CDS encoding YybH family protein, with protein sequence MKRIDCLVLPACVLLAACAPLPPADNAALTKQVTATERAFAQTMARRDFAAFQTFLSEEAVFDGGREPLRGKAAVAAAWKAYFEGAQAPFSWEPDRVAVLASGTLAQSGGPVRDPQGKVMARFNSIWRQEAPGQWRVVFDKGEPVCDCKAEKP
- a CDS encoding nuclear transport factor 2 family protein; translated protein: MKHALACGIYLFLAQLAYSPALAASAQPSQRAAEDDVEAQLLALERRRADAIVRRDIPALRDLMDRYYRHVESRGRVRSKTDLLTALERGEFRFQFYESETAEVQLLPGGQAAVVAGVFRSQQPGRKLFRGRYVRVWVRAPDGWKNTFHQGTEIRQAADRCPCE
- a CDS encoding arsenic transporter translates to MAIAFLIFLATLACVIWQPRGLGIGWSATAGALVALLAGVIHVGDIPVVWHIVWNATGAFVAVIVISLLLDKAGFFEWAALHVARWGGGSGRRLFAMLVLLGAAVAALFANDGAALILTPIVIAMLRALRFERRATLAFVMAAGFIADTASLPLVVSNLVNIVSADYFGIGFARYAAVMVPVNAVSVAATLAALLLFFRNDIPADYDLAQLRRPHEAIHDRATFIAGWWVLGLLLAGFFLLDALGVPISAVAAAGALALLAVAARGHRISTRAVLRGAPWQVVIFSLGMYLVVYGLRNAGLTGYLTALLERCAAHGVWGAALGTGFVTAILSSIMNNMPTVLVGALSIDATSAQGAVREAMIYANVIGSDLGPKITPIGSLATLLWLHVLDSKGIHIGWGYYLRVGLVLTLPELTLTLAALALRLS
- a CDS encoding DUF2288 domain-containing protein, which encodes MQLDPDKDTELRQKVNRETARLPWTELVRHFASGNVVWVADELDLVEVAVRIAHDDKASVGQWMGAGQIAKVSDQQAQGWLETDATLWACVVSPFILVQQQKRPH
- the recJ gene encoding single-stranded-DNA-specific exonuclease RecJ, with amino-acid sequence MTRITTRPCPFREAEMLRQGGIHPVLARLFAARGLTDPKELSSELGALILPSGLLHIDRAAVFLADAIAANKRMTIVADYDCDGATACATALRGLRAMGANVDFIVPNRFEYGYGLTPEIVELTAREKNPDIIITVDNGIASIEGVAEASRRGIEVVVTDHHLPGERLPDARVIVNPNQPECGFPSKNLAGVGVVFYVLLALRAELRRRGVFGLATQPKLDNLLDLVALGTVADVVKLDANNRILVAQGLKRMRAGRMHAGVAALFRVAGRQARSATPFDLGFALGPRLNAAGRLQDMSLGIECLVTDDEERAWALAQQLNEINIKRREIEAEMQDAALLHLDAFEPADSTTIAVFDDTWHQGVIGIVASRLKEKFYRPTITFAPAGDGWIKGSGRSIAGFHLRDALDLVSKKAPSLIDKFGGHAMAAGLSIRAEAFDAFADAFETVGRSWLSATQLERVIETDGPLEDAYYSTQFIELIDGIVWGQGFAPPVFCDEFRVVSQRILKERHLKLLLEKNGTRYDAIWFGRTDALGDRARVAFRLDANEYNGTTRVQLMVEHAEAC
- a CDS encoding RES family NAD+ phosphorylase, which translates into the protein MSVDSSNATPPLRLLRQFDTCRLIPSRFADVEDSVLAPLADSDAELRDLFELDNATNARLLSEHGGTPGIGIDELLFAVPNYRIVNAAYTYARPEGSRFNDAERGAWYCGFAMETALAEVMFHKTVEYAEIDRFEDSVTYQAMLADFTAPFHDLRGQGGFADCLDPTSYVASQALAERLLAGGSTGIIYPSVRHAGGTCLACFRPALVGNVRKGPAYRLTWRGTPQPLVKPIPLPVAPQPLQP